A DNA window from Vicia villosa cultivar HV-30 ecotype Madison, WI unplaced genomic scaffold, Vvil1.0 ctg.000326F_1_1, whole genome shotgun sequence contains the following coding sequences:
- the LOC131626836 gene encoding protein LAX PANICLE 2-like, with amino-acid sequence MTMVPSQTNKTNGDYVFYNNTTSDMNHFQFLEDYNNYNNNCLRSEFLFKHMAEEVEPFSRHNEPEPEPEPELETISTSKESEEQERKPNNNNWLQLSIGNTVQTTTTTTKHDADHSQAPTNSSSLLELELLSTNWTSSQSNLEQPPIRGCSTFNSSMFFEQTTTSSSSSPVSVSMSMPAGPSYSHQQHLVPHNWAFGPLLPHSMAIMASSTSYIPSSSSFSSSQSCSSLRPSLGPNYYPQYHHASPFHFPSSSSPGFDQFDIAGPSSSSHLTFRVVDPPRRPHSGIWFMLQASQNQVKEPFLPQIPKNYLRIKDGRMTVRLLMKYLVNKLKLESESEIEITCKGQQLLPFLTLQHVRDNIWTPRDTTTTTTRPLLSDSSTTDHVMVLHYSRSTS; translated from the exons ATGACCATGGTTCCTTCTCAAACCAACAAAACTAATGGTGATTATGTTTTCTACAACAATACAACAAGTGATATGAACCACTTTCAATTTCTTGAAGATTACAACAACTACAATAATAATTGTTTAAGATCTGAATTTTTGTTCAAGCACATGGCTGAAGAAGTGGAACCGTTTTCAAGACATAACGAACCCGAACCCGAACCTGAACCCGAGCTAGAAACTATTTCTACCTCAAAGGAAAGCGAAGAACAAGAAAGAAAACCAAACAACAACAATTGGCTTCAACTAAGCATAGGTAACACCGTCCAGACAACAACTACTACTACAAAACACGATGCTGATCACAGTCAAGCTCCAACAAACAGTTCAAGTTTATTGGAGCTTGAACTATTATCAACAAATTGGACTTCGTCACAGTCCAATTTAGAGCAACCTCCCATCAGAGGTTGCTCTACTTTCAATTCTTCTATGTTTTTCGAACAAACAACTACCTCTTCTTCCTCATCACCTGTGTCCGTGTCTATGTCCATGCCAGCAGGTCCAAGTTATAGTCATCAACAACATCTAGTTCCACATAACTGGGCATTTGGTCCATTACTACCACATTCTATGGCAATTATGGCTTCTTCTACATCTtatattccatcttcttcttctttttcttcgtCGCAATCTTGTTCTTCATTAAGACCTTCTTTAGGACCTAATTATTATCCTCAATATCATCATGCATCACCTTTTCATtttccttcatcttcttcacctggATTTGATCAATTTGATATTGCTGGACCTAGCTCATCATCTCATCTCACTTTTCGCGTCGTCGATCCTCCTCGTCGACCTCATTCCGGAATATGGTTCATGCTACAAGCCTCACAAAATCA AGTGAAAGAACCATTTTTGCCTCAAATACCTAAGAACTATCTTAGAATCAA aGATGGAAGAATGACAGTTAGGTTGCTCATGAAGTATCTGGTTAACAAGCTCAAATTGGAGAGCGAATCAGAG ATAGAGATAACATGCAAAGGACAACAACTTTTACCTTTCTTGACGTTGCAACATGTGAGGGATAATATTTGGACACCAAgggacacaacaacaacaacaacaagacctTTGCTTTCAGATTCCTCAACAACTGATCATGTAATGGTGCTTCATTACTCTAGAAGCACTTCTTGA